The Pocillopora verrucosa isolate sample1 chromosome 14, ASM3666991v2, whole genome shotgun sequence genome has a segment encoding these proteins:
- the LOC131789732 gene encoding metalloproteinase inhibitor 4-like has translation MHSTIHRVILFSCAALLCTAGPIEKEDTAVFLRHPQEQFCSADFAVRAEVLPKNQSREENHKQSIFEHDLKIYQIYKGQEKFPDITINITADNGSFVKAYSVHVGLRSSTEYFLAGSIKKGKILLNQRSWIQPWKELTSEQREGIERFYGRNCECHITPACFGATDCFQPLKGCQVSHDYHTMQQFYQGCEWRYSYCMKNREATACSWQETAEYRNCRDKVLP, from the exons ATGCACTCGACTATTCATCGCGTCATTTTATTCTCGTGCGCCGCTTTACTTTGTACAGCAGGCCCCATTGAAAAAGAAGACACTGCAGTCTTTCTGAGACATCCACAAGAACAGTTTTGCTCAGCTGATTTTG CGGTTCGAGCCGAGGTCTTGCCGAAGAACCAGTCAAGAGAAGAGAACCACAAACAAAGTATATTCGAACACGatcttaaaatttatcaaatttacaAAGGGCAGGAGAAATTCCCGGACATCACCATCAACATCACTGCAGATAATGGTTCTTTCGTAAAAGCCTACAGTGTTCACGTTGGGCTTCGAAGCAGCACTGAGTATTTCCTCGCTGGAAGTATCAAGAAAGGGAAGATTCTGCTGAATCAGCGTAGCTGGATTCAACCGTGGAAAGAACTTACTAGCGAACAGCGTGAGGGAATTGAGAGATTTTACGGTCGAAACTGCGAGTGCCATATTACACCGGCTTGCTTTGGAGCAACTGACTGCTTTCAGCCCTTGAAAGGATGCCAGGTCTCCCACGATTATCACACAATGCAACAATTCTACCAGGGCTGCGAATGGCGTTACTCTTACTGTATGAAAAACAGGGAGGCAACCGCATGCTCATGGCAAGAAACCGCTGAGTATAGAAACTGCAGAGACAAAGTTTTACCTTGA
- the LOC131789731 gene encoding metalloproteinase inhibitor 3, translating to MGYLLILFFLSNAFISVCRACSCLPSHPQNEYCNSAFVIRAKVLSESTEQPLQTEPPETAIEEDIPAEFIQEQVYTLRILKIYKGAREINKTEGVEVYGSRRRTLRAKLYTPARASSCHVPLRNRTVYLLTGQILHNRLRTGGCKWRTEWSLITRKQRAGIRRFYGENCMCQVGMCFGSNCDKMLSGCEKVEWKAPMKEHCKSKHSYCMRDWSGDACAWRVSDEYKRCLKKIP from the exons ATGGGGTACCTTCTTATACTATTTTTCCTCAGCAACGCATTTATTTCTGTGTGTCGTGCTTGCTCGTGTTTGCCGAGTCATCCTCAAAATGAATATTGCAACTCTGCTTTCG TTATTCGAGCCAAAGTCCTTTCCGAGTCCACAGAGCAACCTCTTCAGACAGAACCACCAGAGACAGCCATTGAGGAGGACATCCCAGCAGAATTCATCCAAGAACAAGTGTACACTTTGAGGATACTCAAGATATACAAAGGAGCTCGAGAAATCAATAAAACAGAGGGTGTGGAAGTGTACGGCTCACGGCGTCGAACTCTGCGTGCAAAGCTGTACACGCCGGCACGCGCGTCGTCGTGCCACGTGCCATTGCGCAACCGCACCGTGTACCTTTTGACGGGGCAGATACTCCACAATAGGCTGCGGACTGGAGGTTGCAAATGGAGGACGGAGTGGTCGCTGATAACGCGCAAACAAAGAGCTGGAATCAGACGCTTTTATGGAGAGAACTGCATGTGTCAAGTGGGGATGTGTTTCGGTAGCAACTGCGATAAAATGCTCAGTGGCTGTGAAAAAGTCGAATGGAAGGCACCAATGAAAGAACATTGTAAAAGTAAACACTCCTACTGCATGAGGGACTGGAGCGGTGACGCATGCGCCTGGCGGGTATCGGATGAGTATAAAAGATGCCTAAAGAAAATACCATGA
- the LOC131789734 gene encoding metalloproteinase inhibitor 3 has product MSHLFYIVLLLGAVNTVDTLPCSCPERHPQEVFCSAHFVIRAKVLFQEEYLDNFTRIFDLRILKTYKGEHRLHEMDSVNVYGSRQRSLFAKAYTFTLDSLCGVKLNNNKVYLISGHVRKRKLELNQCHWNQEWPQITVRQRLGVRRFYRGNCACQISPCYTVFCDKKPKLKGCGKPSGIDHNSCEWGHSYCIQNAEKTACSWRKTSHYKSCITKVKP; this is encoded by the exons ATGTCTCATCTATTTTATATCGTTTTGCTACTTGGTGCAGTGAACACAGTTGATACGTTACCATGTTCTTGCCCCGAGAGACATCCACAAGAGGTTTTTTGTAGTGCGCATTTTG TTATCCGAGCGAAGGTTTTGTTTCAAGAGGAATACCTCGACAATTTTACTCGTATCTTCGACCTCCGCATCCTGAAAACATATAAAGGAGAACACCGACTCCATGAGATGGACAGCGTCAATGTTTACGGCTCGAGACAGCGAAGCCTTTTTGCCAAAGCTTACACCTTTACTCTTGATAGCCTGTGCGGGGTCAAACTGAATAACAACAAAGTGTATCTCATCTCAGGCCACGTCAGGAAAAGAAAGCTAGAGCTCAATCAGTGCCACTGGAACCAGGAATGGCCTCAAATCACTGTGCGCCAGCGTCTTGGGGTACGGCGGTTTTACCGAGGAAACTGCGCTTGTCAGATCTCGCCGTGTTACACTGTGTTTTGTGACAAGAAGCCGAAACTAAAGGGGTGTGGTAAGCCTTCTGGAATCGATCACAACAGCTGCGAATGGGGTCATTCCTACTGCATCCAAAATGCTGAGAAAACCGCATGCTCTTGGCGTAAAACCAGTCACTACAAGAGCTGCATCACCAAAGTGAAACCATAG